Part of the Actinomyces howellii genome, GCCCATAGGTGCCCGCCTCCTCCCGGAGGGCCTCCACCTCAGGGGACAGCTCGGGGGTTCCTGGGCTCGGCGGCCTCATGAAGAGGGCCCACACCCCGAACCCCAGCACGCAGGCCACCACGACGACGCACGCCGCAGCCACCAGCATTCTCCTCCTCATCAATACAGATCCCATGACCGCCAACCACCTCTCCACTCTCATTCGGCACGAATGACGGCAGCCTCATCGAAGTTCCCCTTGAAGTCCTCGAACGGCAGGGCGATCAGATCATACCCCACCCCCACGGATTGACAATCGTCACCATATCATCACTCGGGTCATTCGGGTCACCGAGGCCCACCGCCTGCACATAGTATGCGTGGTTGTAGCGCAACCGGTCGGGCAGCTTATTTCCCCGGCTTTCCGTTGCCCCAGGACCATACAACGGATCTGGATACTCCTCCCTCTAGGGGAGCCTAAGAGGCTTGTTCTTCGAACCCAGGACGACGGCGTGCCCCGTGCCCAGCTTCTCCTGCAGGTCCGCCGTAGTGGAGCCACGTCCCATTCCACTGGATTCGTTGCCGGTCAGAACGGACATCCCGTCCGCCGTCCAGCCCCCTTCGACCTGCTCATAACGACGATCACCCTCGCCATCGCGGTCGGAGGCGTCATCCTTGCCGACATCGTCACATGAGGGCTGAATTTCATCGGTGAAGCTCGCGACTCGACGCACGGTGCCAGGAGAGGCGTCCTTAAGTATCTGGGTCCACATCCCCTGTCGCTTGCCGTGGTCCCACCCTGAGGGCCTTCTTGATCGTCCGGAGCGACTCGTCGACCGTGCCCTGGTCGACCGGCGGCTTCTTGTCAGGCGCCGCGCCTCCGCCCTCGTGTGCCACCCCACCAGAGGAAGGGGACCCTGAGGCGGGCACGGCAGACGGCTGTCCGCCGCAGCCCGAGCCTCCTGGGAACAGGCTCTCCAGCGTGCAGATCACGTCGTAGCCGATTCGCCGGCCCAGAGGGCCGGCGGCGCCGATCAGGGCTGCGACGAGGAGCACAGAGGCGCCGATGACACCGGCGTACTCGGCGCTCCCGGCACCGGACTCGCTGCGCCAGAGTCGCAGGTGCCTCGACCGAGGCCTTCGAGAAACAGCCACGATGATGCTCATAGGATGAGCTTCACGCCCTGTGGCGCCCCTCCGGGTAAGGGCTGGCGCCCGGTCAACGCCCTGTGGCGCCAGGGACCGCACCTATGGGGCGCCGCATCTGTGGGACCATGGCCCCGTGAGCACTGCACCCCGGAGCCGAGTCTCCGCCCGTCTAGCCGCCATCGCCCCCTCCGCCACCCTCGCCGTCGACGCCAAGGCCAAGGCCCTCAAGGCCGCCGGACGCCCGGTCATCGGCTTCGGCGCCGGCGAGCCGGACTTCCCGACCCCGGACTACATCGTCCAGGCGGCGGTGTCCGCCGCCCAGGACCCCGCCAACCACAAGTACTCCCCGGCCAAGGGCCTGCCCGCCCTGCGCGAGGCCATCGCGGCTGCCACCCTGCGCGACTCCGGCCACGAGGTCTCCCCCGACGCGATCCTCGTGACCAACGGAGGCAAGCAGGCGGTCTTCCAGGCCTTCGCCGCCGTCGTCGACCCCGGCGACGAGGTGATCCTGCCCGCCCCGTACTGGACTACCTACCCGGAGGTCATCGCCCTTGCCGGCGGCACGCCCGTCGAGGTCTTCGCCGGCGCCGACCAGGAGTACAAGGTGACGGTCGACCAGCTCGAGGCGGCTCGCACCGACCGCACGAAGGCCGTTCTCGTGTGCTCCCCGTCCAACCCCACCGGCGCGGTGTACACCCCTGAGGAGCTCGGCGCGATCGGACGGTGGGCCCTTGAGCACGGCGTGTGGGTCATCACCGACGAGATCTACGAGCACCTGCTCTACGACGGCGCCGAGCCGGCCCACGTCCTCGGCCTCGTCCCCGAGCTGGCCGACCAGACCGTCGTCCTCAACGGCGTGGCCAAGACCTACGCGATGACCGGCTGGCGGGTGGGCTGGATGCTCGGCCCGGCCGACGTCATCGCGGCGGCCACGAACTTCCAGTCGCACCTGACCTCGAACGTCGCCAACGTCTCCCAGCACGCCGCGCTGGCGGCCGTGTCCGGCGACCTGTCGGCGGTGGCCGCGATGCGCGAGGCCTTCGACCGGCGTCGCCGTCTCATGGTCTCCCTCCTGTCGGACATCGAGGGCCTGGCCGTGCCGGTCCCCCGGGGCGCCTTCTACGCCTACCCGAGCGTCGAGGCCCTCATCGGCAGGAGCCTGCGGGGCACGGTCATCGACTCCTCAGCCACCCTGGCCGGGCTCGTGCTCGAGCACGCCGAGGTCGCCGTCGTCCCCGGTGAGGCCTTCGGGCCCTCGGGCTTCCTGCGCCTGTCCTACGCCACCGGCGACGAGGCGATCACCGAGGGCGTGGGACGCCTGGGCGAGCTGCTCTCCGAGGTCAAGTGAGGTCGAGCGGGGTCGAGGAGGACGGTCGTGCCCCACGCGCGACCCGGACGGCCTCGCCTCCTGAGCGCTGACCCGCCCTGTGAGCGACGACGGCGGAGCCGGTCGCCCCGTGAGGGGTGACCGGCTCCGCCGTCGTGAGCGGGCCCGCGCCGGGACAGGCGGGGACGGTGGCGCACCCACGGCGCCGTCCCCTGCTGCGCGCCGCGCTCAGCGGGCCGCCGGAGCGGCGTCGACGGCGGCCTGCCCGGGCACGGAGGAGAACTCGTCCCCGCGTCGGCGCAGGTAGGGGTCCTGCTCGAGGTAGGCCTTGGTCTCCCGGGCGATGAGCCCCGACAGAATGAGCAGGCCCAGGAGGTTGGGGATGATCATGAGGCCGTTGGCGATGTCCGAGAAGGTCCACACGTCGGTCAGCTCGGTGACCGTGCCCACGAAGACGACGGCGGTGAAGACGACCCGGTAGGCCATGATCCCCCGCACTCCCACGAGCCTGACGACGCAGCGCTCCCCGTAGTAGGCCCAGCCCAGGATCGTCGAGGAGGCGAGGAACACGATGGCGATGGACACGATGTAGTGGCCCCAGCTGCCGGGAAGCCCGTGGCTGAAGGCGTCGCCGGTCATCGTGCCGGGGTCGCTCGAGGTCTTCCACGTGCCGGTGGACAGGATGACCAGGCCGGTGCAGGACACGACGATGATCGTGTCGATGAAGGTCTGGGTCATCGAGACCAGTCCCTGGCGGGCGGGGTGGTGCGTCTTGGCGGCCGCGGCGGCGATAGCCGCCGAGCCCATGCCCGACTCGTTGGAGAACAGGCCGCGGGCGGCGCCGTACTGGAGGGCCATGACGAAGGTCGAGCCGACGAAGCCGCCGACGGCTCCCGAGCCGGTGAAGGCCCCGGTGAAGACCTCACCGAGGGCGGGCAGGACCCCCGAGGCGTTGGCGAGCAGGATGTAGAGGCAGCCGGTGACGTAGAAGACGATCATCATCGGCACGAAGCCCGCCGTCACCTTGCCGATGGCCTTGATGCCGCCCAGGAGCACGGCACCCACGGTCAGCGCCAGGACGAGGCCCACGACCCAGGGGTCGAGTCCGAAGGAGCGCTGGAGCTGGGCGGCCACGGCGTTGGACTGGGTCATGCAGCCGATGCCGAAGGAGGCCAGCACCGCGGCGCAGGCGAAGAAGATCGACAGGAACCTGCCCGGCCAGCCGGGGATCGCGTGCCGCAGGTAGTACTGCGGTCCGCCGGACTGCTGTCCACGGGCGTCGGTGGTGCGGAAGCGCACCGCCAGGAAGGACTCTGAGTACTTCGCGGCCATCCCGAACAACGCCGAGACCCACATCCAGAACAGCGCCCCCGGACCGCCCAGGTGGATGGCCGTGGCCACGCCCACGATGTTGCCGACCCCGACGGTGGCGGCCAGCGCCGTCGTCAGGGCCTGGTAGTGGGAGATGTCCCCGGCGGCCGAGTCGGCCTCACCGCCCCCGTCACGCTGGAACAGCGCGAAGCGCAGGGCGGGGCCGAGCTTGCGCAGCTGGAGGCCGCGCAGCCTGACGGTCAGGACGATGCCGGTGCCCAGCAGGAGCACGATGAGGAGCCAGCGTCCCCACAGGAAGTCGTTGATCGAGGACAGCACCTCGCTCAGGCCGGTGGGTGGGGCGGAGACGGCGAGCAGGTGCGTCGGGAGAGGGGTCATGGCCGTCCTTTCGGTCCGCAGGGAATACGATGCTGGCGAACACTACAGAGCGTCGTGTGTCACGCTCATGTCGGGCACGTCACAGACGCTCGCAGGGCCGCGCGGGGCTGCACGGGGACGTACTGACTGTACTGCGCCTAGTGCGCGCCCCTGCGGGCCTGGATCTCGCGCGCCTGGGCGAGCCAGGTCTCGGCGCGCGCCAGGCGCCCCTCGGCGTCGGGGCGCCAGGGCCCCCCGTCCTCGCGGCGCGCTCCTGCGACGAGGGACAGGACGACGCCGGCGCAGCGGGCCCGCAGCGCCACGGGGTCGACCTGGCGGGAGGCCAGGCGCGTCCACGTCTCCAGGGTCGGGCGCAGGTGGGGGTAGGAGGCCGGGGCGAGGTGGTCCAGGACGCTCACGTGTCCCAGGAGACAGGCCAGGTCGTCGACCCTGTGCCCGGGACCGAGGGAGTCGACGTCGAGCAGGCTAGCCACCCCCTCGCCCTCCATGAGGACGTTGGCCTCGTAGAAGTCTCCGTGGACGGGGACGATCGGGCCGGGGTCGGTCGCGGCCATGAGCTGCTCGACGCCCTCGGACACGGCGCGGGCTCGGGCGGCGTGCTCGGGCAGGACGGTCGAGGCCGCGTGGGCGTAGTGCCGCGAGCGCTCGGACCAGGCGGGGTGGGCGGACAGCTGGAGGGCCGAGGCGGGCAGCGAGTCGAGCAGGCCGGTCAGTGAGTGGAAGACTCGGGCCGCCTGGGCCTCGTCCATGCCGTGGGACAGCAGGGAGGACAGGGCCACCCCGTGCCCGGTCGACAGCAGGACGAGACCGTCGGGGTCGTCGCGCAGCACCTCGGGGGCCGGGACGCCGGCGGCACGCAGCATGCGGTGGCGCTCGGCGAAGGCGGCGTACTGGCTGGGTCGCAGGACCTTGGCGTAGGAGGTCGAGGAGTCGGGGTAGGTGACGCGCACGACCGCGCGGCGTGTGGGCCGGTAGGCGACCATCGTCGCCTTGACCGCCACCCCGAGGCGCCGGGAGAGCAGCGAGGGCGTGCAGGCCACCGCCAGGGCCGGGAGCTCGGGGTCGGCCGGGTGGCGCCAGACGTGGACGGCGGGGCCTACGCCCCCCGTCGGGGCGACCCGGGTCAGCCCGGCGGCCTGCGGGTTGGACAGGCGTGCCGTCGTCGCGCACAGGTACTCGGTCGTGCGCCGTCCTCCGGCGGAGGCCACGACCGCGGTGTAGCCCACCGAGACCCCGGCCCCGGGGCGGTGGTGGACCGAGTGCACCTCCCAGCTCATGAGCTGCTGGCCCGCAGGCGCGAGGGCGGCGGCCAGCACGGAGGCAGCGCGCGGGCCGGTCAGGAGCGAGACCTCCTCGGACTCGTGTCCGGCCATCGGGTTGCTCATAGGGACCAGTGTGCCCTACTGCGAGCCCCTCGAGCACCAGGCTCGGCGACGGCCCTACCGGGCGGTGACGTGACAGAATCCGGCCATGCGCGACCTGTCGACCCTTCCCAAGGCGCATCTGCACCTGCACTTCACGGGGTCGATGCGTCTGGACACGCTCGTGGACCTCGCCCAGTCCGAGCGCTCGCGCCTGCCCGCGTCCTTCATCGACGGCGATCCGCTGCACGTCCCGGCCGACCACCGGGGCTGGTTCCGCTTCCAGCGGGCCTACGACACCGCCCGTCACCTCGTGCGCGACGAGGAGACGATGCGCCGGATCGTCCTGGAGGCGGCTCTTGACGACGCCGCCGAGGGGTCCCGTCGTCTGGAGATCCAGGTGGACCCGACCTCCTACGCCCCCTTCGTCGGGGGCATCACCCCCGCCCTGGAGATCATTCTCGACGCCGCGGCGCAGGCCACGGTCCTGTCGGGCACGCAGGTGGCGGTCGTCGTCGCCGCCTCGCGGATACGCCACCCCCTCGAGGCCCGGACCCTGGCCCGGCTGGCGGCGCGCTACGCCGGCGACGGCCCCGGCACGGTCGTCGGCTTCGGGCTGAGCAACGACGAGAGGGCCGGGCAGACAGCGTCGTGGGGGCCGGCGTTCAGGATCGCCAGGCGGGCCGGGCTCGCCTCCCTGCCCCACGCCGGCGAGCTGCTCGGGCCCGGGCACGTGCGCGACGTCGTGGGCTCCCTGGGGCCGACCCGTCTGGGCCACGGGGTCCGGGTCAGTGAGGACCCGGCGCTGCTGGACGCGGTGGTCGCCGCGGGGATCAGCCTCGAGGTGTGCCCGGCGTCGAACGTGTGCCTGGGGGTCTACCGGGAGGCCGGTGACGTCCCGCTGCGCGCCCTGCTCGACCACGGTGCCCAGGTGGCGCTCGGGGCCGACGACCCGCTCCTGTTCCGCACCCGGCTCGTCGACCAGTACTCGATCGCCCGGTCCCTGGGCCTGGACGACGAGGCCCTGGCCGAGCTGGCGCGCGGCTCGATCCGGGCGTCGCTGGCCGATGAGGAGTCCAAGCGGGTCTGGCTGGCGGAGGTCGACGCCTGGCTGGCCGCCCCCGAGGCGTGAGGCCGGGGGCTGCTCAGCGCTGCGGACCCTCCAGGGCGAGGAGCTCGTCGGCGACGTCGGTGAACACCCCGGTGCAGCCCCACTCGAAGAGCTCGGCTGCGCGCTGGGCGGAGTTGACGGTCCACACGTTGACCCCGTAGCCGGCACCTCGGGCCAGCGCGACCATCTCCTCGCTCAGGCCCTCGTCCTGGGGGTGGATGCACGTGGCCCCGCACAGCTCGGCCACCGACAGCCAGTCGGGCCTGATGGTCCCCGCCTCGTAGAGCACGGCTGTGGCGTAGCGGGGGTGGCGCTCGTGGAAGGCCATGAGCAGGGGCTGGCTGAAGGAGGACACGAGGACCTGGCAGGCCGGGTCGAGGGCGTCGAGGGCCCGGGCGACGGTGTCGACGAGGAGGAGGCTGCGTGCGGCGCCCTGCTCGTTGGGCTTGAGCTCGATGTTGGCGTGCAGGCCGCGCTCGGACAGCAGGTCGATGAAGGTGTCGAGCAGGGGCAGCCGCTCGCCGGCGAAACGCGGGTCGAACCACGACCCGGCGTCGATGGTGGCCAGGTCGGCCGCCTCCAGGGCGTAGATCGAGCCCGAGCGGTCGGTCGTGCGGTCCAGTGCGGTGTCGTGGATGAGGACGGCGGTGCCGTCCCCGAGCAGGTCGACGTCGGTCTCGATCCAGGTGGCGCCCGCGTCGGCGGCGGCCAGGAAGGAGGCCATCGTGTTCTCCGGGGCGCGGGAGGGCAGCCCCCGGTGGGCCAGGACGGCGCGCTCCAGCCTCGGTCGGTGCACGAGGGGCTGCGCCCCGCCGGCCGCGGGCCCCTGAGCGTGCTCCGGGCCCTGGTCCCGGCTGTGCCCCGCTGCGGGGTGGTCGTACCTCATCGGCGGTCCTCCTCGGGTCCTGCGCCCAGTGAGCGCAGGATACGGCCTCGGGCCACGAGCGGGGCGAGCTCGGCCAGGAGGGTGGCGACCAGGATGAGGGAGCCGCCCACCCCCAGCCTCCACGTGAGGTGCTCCCCGCCGAGGGCCACGGCGAAGGAGGCCGAGAAGACCGGCTCCATGGCCATGATGACCGCCGCCCGCGCGGCGTCCATCCGCGCCTGCGCCCAGGACTGGACGACGAGGGCCCCCAGTCCGGCGGCCACGGCGAGGTAGAGCATGACGGCCCAGTCCCGCCCCTGAGGGGCGACGATCCCGTCGGGGAGGGCCACGAGCGTGTGGACAGCGCCCAGGGAGATCATCTGGATGGCCCCCAGGGCCAGGGCGTCGCGGCCGACCGACCACCGGCTGAGCAGCGCGACGTGGACGGAGTAGACGGTGGCGCACCCGAGCAGGGCGAGCTCGCCGGTGCCCACGTGCAAGCCGCTCAGGCCGAGAACCGCCGCACCTGCCAGGGCCAGGGCGACGGCCAGGACCGTGGCCCTGCCCACGCGCACCCTCCACAGGAGCCAGGCGACCAGCGGGGTGCCCACGACATAGAGGGCGGTGAGGAATCCCGAGACCGAGGCCGAGGCGATCGACAGCCCGTAGGTCTGGGCGAGCTGGGCCACGGCGTAGACGGCCCCGAGCACGAGGCCGGCGCGCCACGTCGCTGCGTCGGCCCGCGCCAGGCGCCGTGCGAAGACGAGGGCGCCGACGACCCCGGCGACGACGAAGCGCACGGCGAGGTAGTCGAGCGGGGGGACCCTGGTGATGAGGTCCTTGGTCATGAAGAAGGTCGATCCCCACACGAGGGCGACCGCGAGGAGGGCCAGGCCGGGCAGCAGCTCACGCCATGCGGCCGGGGCGGGGCGGCGCTGCGGCGGGCGCGCACCGGACGAGGGGCAGGACGGTGGGCTGGTCATGGGCGGCTGAAGACGGTCGGGGCGGTCGGGACGCGGTCAGGGGGCGCAGGGCGGATGTGCGGGACCGGAGGGGCGGCGGTCCCGGGCCGCTGTCCGGGGCGGCGGTGCGGGGCGGGTGGATGAGGGGGCGTGGCTCA contains:
- a CDS encoding phosphotransferase codes for the protein MSNPMAGHESEEVSLLTGPRAASVLAAALAPAGQQLMSWEVHSVHHRPGAGVSVGYTAVVASAGGRRTTEYLCATTARLSNPQAAGLTRVAPTGGVGPAVHVWRHPADPELPALAVACTPSLLSRRLGVAVKATMVAYRPTRRAVVRVTYPDSSTSYAKVLRPSQYAAFAERHRMLRAAGVPAPEVLRDDPDGLVLLSTGHGVALSSLLSHGMDEAQAARVFHSLTGLLDSLPASALQLSAHPAWSERSRHYAHAASTVLPEHAARARAVSEGVEQLMAATDPGPIVPVHGDFYEANVLMEGEGVASLLDVDSLGPGHRVDDLACLLGHVSVLDHLAPASYPHLRPTLETWTRLASRQVDPVALRARCAGVVLSLVAGARREDGGPWRPDAEGRLARAETWLAQAREIQARRGAH
- a CDS encoding pyridoxal phosphate-dependent aminotransferase; translated protein: MSTAPRSRVSARLAAIAPSATLAVDAKAKALKAAGRPVIGFGAGEPDFPTPDYIVQAAVSAAQDPANHKYSPAKGLPALREAIAAATLRDSGHEVSPDAILVTNGGKQAVFQAFAAVVDPGDEVILPAPYWTTYPEVIALAGGTPVEVFAGADQEYKVTVDQLEAARTDRTKAVLVCSPSNPTGAVYTPEELGAIGRWALEHGVWVITDEIYEHLLYDGAEPAHVLGLVPELADQTVVLNGVAKTYAMTGWRVGWMLGPADVIAAATNFQSHLTSNVANVSQHAALAAVSGDLSAVAAMREAFDRRRRLMVSLLSDIEGLAVPVPRGAFYAYPSVEALIGRSLRGTVIDSSATLAGLVLEHAEVAVVPGEAFGPSGFLRLSYATGDEAITEGVGRLGELLSEVK
- a CDS encoding DMT family transporter; its protein translation is MTSPPSCPSSGARPPQRRPAPAAWRELLPGLALLAVALVWGSTFFMTKDLITRVPPLDYLAVRFVVAGVVGALVFARRLARADAATWRAGLVLGAVYAVAQLAQTYGLSIASASVSGFLTALYVVGTPLVAWLLWRVRVGRATVLAVALALAGAAVLGLSGLHVGTGELALLGCATVYSVHVALLSRWSVGRDALALGAIQMISLGAVHTLVALPDGIVAPQGRDWAVMLYLAVAAGLGALVVQSWAQARMDAARAAVIMAMEPVFSASFAVALGGEHLTWRLGVGGSLILVATLLAELAPLVARGRILRSLGAGPEEDRR
- a CDS encoding adenosine deaminase, which encodes MRDLSTLPKAHLHLHFTGSMRLDTLVDLAQSERSRLPASFIDGDPLHVPADHRGWFRFQRAYDTARHLVRDEETMRRIVLEAALDDAAEGSRRLEIQVDPTSYAPFVGGITPALEIILDAAAQATVLSGTQVAVVVAASRIRHPLEARTLARLAARYAGDGPGTVVGFGLSNDERAGQTASWGPAFRIARRAGLASLPHAGELLGPGHVRDVVGSLGPTRLGHGVRVSEDPALLDAVVAAGISLEVCPASNVCLGVYREAGDVPLRALLDHGAQVALGADDPLLFRTRLVDQYSIARSLGLDDEALAELARGSIRASLADEESKRVWLAEVDAWLAAPEA
- a CDS encoding glycerophosphodiester phosphodiesterase family protein encodes the protein MRYDHPAAGHSRDQGPEHAQGPAAGGAQPLVHRPRLERAVLAHRGLPSRAPENTMASFLAAADAGATWIETDVDLLGDGTAVLIHDTALDRTTDRSGSIYALEAADLATIDAGSWFDPRFAGERLPLLDTFIDLLSERGLHANIELKPNEQGAARSLLLVDTVARALDALDPACQVLVSSFSQPLLMAFHERHPRYATAVLYEAGTIRPDWLSVAELCGATCIHPQDEGLSEEMVALARGAGYGVNVWTVNSAQRAAELFEWGCTGVFTDVADELLALEGPQR
- a CDS encoding alanine/glycine:cation symporter family protein, which produces MTPLPTHLLAVSAPPTGLSEVLSSINDFLWGRWLLIVLLLGTGIVLTVRLRGLQLRKLGPALRFALFQRDGGGEADSAAGDISHYQALTTALAATVGVGNIVGVATAIHLGGPGALFWMWVSALFGMAAKYSESFLAVRFRTTDARGQQSGGPQYYLRHAIPGWPGRFLSIFFACAAVLASFGIGCMTQSNAVAAQLQRSFGLDPWVVGLVLALTVGAVLLGGIKAIGKVTAGFVPMMIVFYVTGCLYILLANASGVLPALGEVFTGAFTGSGAVGGFVGSTFVMALQYGAARGLFSNESGMGSAAIAAAAAKTHHPARQGLVSMTQTFIDTIIVVSCTGLVILSTGTWKTSSDPGTMTGDAFSHGLPGSWGHYIVSIAIVFLASSTILGWAYYGERCVVRLVGVRGIMAYRVVFTAVVFVGTVTELTDVWTFSDIANGLMIIPNLLGLLILSGLIARETKAYLEQDPYLRRRGDEFSSVPGQAAVDAAPAAR